A section of the Castanea sativa cultivar Marrone di Chiusa Pesio chromosome 12, ASM4071231v1 genome encodes:
- the LOC142620670 gene encoding uncharacterized protein LOC142620670 — protein MPFGLKNAGATYQRAMQRIFDDLLHMNVVCYVDDLVVKSKKRMEHLQDLRQVFERLRRYQLKMNPMKCAFGVTSGKFLGFIVRHRGIEIDRSKIDAIQKMPNLEIFTSSKVFKESLLTSKGWPLILYIAAQERSLGVLLAQENEEGKENALYYLSRTLHGAEFNYSPIEKTCLALIKWALLLQEFEIIYVQQKAVKGQALADFLADHPIPDDWEMSDDLPDEEVMLVEISQPWRMFFDGAAQRCGAGAGVVFVTPEGDILPYAFTLTKCCSNNVAEYQALILGLEMAMDAKTTRLEVFGDSKLIINQVLLYYDVKKPELIPYCKYAKRLLGWFDHVSITHVPRNENKQADALAKLATALTLQDPEIKIPICQTWVIPPNFDEDEIEEEVNAISVFDI, from the exons ATGCCTTTCGGATTAAAGAATGCAGGCGCCACTTATCAAAGGGCGATGCAAAGAATATTTGATGACCTACTTCACATGAATGTAGTGTGCTATGTTGATGATCTGGTTGTGAAGTCGAAGAAAAGAATGGAGCATCTGCAAGACCTTCGTCAAGTCTTTGAGCGACTTCGTAGGTACCAACTTAAAATGAACCCCATGAAGTGTGCATTTGGAGTTACATCAggaaaattcctaggattcatAGTTCGACACCGAGgaattgaaattgatagatCAAAGATTGATGCTATTCAAAAAATGCCGAACCTCGAAATATTCACGAGCTCAAAAGTCTTCAAGGAAAGCTTGCTTACATCGAAG GGGTGGCCACTTATTCTTTACATAGCAGCACAAGAACGATCATTAGGAGTGCTTCTGGctcaagaaaatgaagaaggaaaggAGAACGCTCTCTATTACTTAAGTAGAACCTTGCATGGTGCTGAATTCAATTATTCACCAATTGAAAAGACATGTTTAGCTTTGAT AAAATGGGCTCTCTTACTCCAAGAGTTCGAGATAATATATGTCCAACAAAAAGCAGTGAAAGGACAAGCTTTGGCCGATTTCCTTGCTGACCATCCTATTCCTGATGATTGGGAGATGTCTGATGACCTTCCTGATGAAGAAGTAATGCTCGTTGAAATTTCACAGCCTTGGAGGATGTTCTTTGATGGAGCTGCTCAACGTTGTGGTGCTGGTGCTGGAGTAGTGTTTGTAACTCCAGAAGGGGATATACTCCCATATGCATTTACCCTTACAAAATGTTGTTCAAACAATGTTGCTGAATATCAAGCACTAATCCTAGGTCTTGAAATGGCAATGGATGCAAAAACAACTCGTTTGGAAGTCTTTGGTGATTCaaagttaatcataaatcaagtGCTTCTGTACTATGACGTGAAAAAGCCAGAATTGATTCCATATTGCAAATACGCCAAGAGGCTTTTGGGATGGTTTGATCACGTTAGTATTACACATGTCCCAAGAAATGAGAATAAACAAGCTGATGCCTTGGCAAAATTAGCAACGGCTCTTACCTTACAAGATCCCGAAATAAAGATTCCAATATGCCAAACATGGGTAATACCTCCAAACTTTGATGAGGATGAgatagaagaagaagtaaaCGCAATTTCAGTTTTTGACATATAA